DNA sequence from the Bacteroidota bacterium genome:
CGGACAGGTTACTATTTCGGTTTACACATTGACAGGAAATAAAGTAAGTGAACAAAAGATACAGGTTAATAGCGGGATGAATGTAATTTCGGTTAACGATATCAACTTAGTAAAAGGCAATTACATGGTGCAGATTTCAAACAATGGCAAAGTTGAAACCAAGCAAATAACGATTGAAAAATAAGCTTTTTAATAAAGTAAAGGAAGAGGCTGTCTCAAAAGGGGCAGCCTCTTTTTTTGGGGTAAAAGATCTGTCAGCCAATTGTAATAATTGTACTAAAACAAAACAGGCGTTTATGGAATCCATTATAGGTATGAACCTAATAACTAATAGGTTTTATTATTAAATAGTATTTATAATTTTGCGCCTCCCAAAAAATAAACGGTTCATGATGGCTTCACTACCATGGACTAAATTGGAAATAAAATTGTAAAAAGAAAAAAAGAAAGAATAATATGAAAAAGAATTTAACCATTCTGGTATGTATGTTTGGCCTGTTGCATTCGGCACAGGCTCAAAACCCCACATTAGCCGAAGGCTTACACGCTCTTGAGAATGACCAATTTAACCTAGCAAAGAGCACTTTTATGCGATTGTTAAACAGCGATGCAATCACATCAGCACAAGCATATTACTATTTGGGTAGTGCTTATTACAAAACTGGTAAAATAGATAGTGCATCTATAATGGCTAACAAACTAAACAGTTTGCAACCTGAAAATCCAATTACAAAAATTGCTTTAGGTCGTGAGGCACTATTTGCTAAAAATCCCGTTGAAGCTAAAGCAAATTTTGACAATGCAGTTACCATAACAAAAGGTAAAGGCCCATTAGTATATCAGTTGATTGGAGATGCATATTTAAATAGCCCAATGCCTGAATATAAAACAGCAGTAGAATACTTACAAAAAGGAATAATAGGAGATAAAGCAGCCAGCGACTTATATTTGTTATATGGCGATGCATCTAAACGTGATGTAAACGGTGGAGGCACAGCAGCTACCGCGTATGAGAAAGCTGTTGAATTAAATTCTAAAGTAAAAGGAAATCACCGCCTTGGTATATTGTGGACTGAATCGCGTAATATGGAAACAGCCATTAATGCATTTGAAGCATGTATAAACGAAGACCCTACCTACGTAGCTGCATATCGCGATATGGCCGAAATGTATTATCTGTTTAAGAAATATACACAGGCCAGAGATACGTATCAAAAATATCTTGCAGCAGCTGATACTACCGTAGAAAACCTGACACGGTATGCATATATGTTGTATCAGTCTAAAGATTATGACAATGGAATTGCGGTGTTTAATCAGTTAAAGCAAATAGATTCTACCAACAATACGCTTAACCGTTTGGAGGGATACACCTTATGTGAAAAGAAAGCCTGGCCTGAGGCCGTGGCTGCCATGGAAAAGTTTTTTGCCAAAACAGATCCTGCCAAAATTATCTTCCTCGATTATAAATATTATGGAAAAGCATTGATGGAAAATAAACAAGACAGCCTTGCCGAACTTAATATTCAAAAAGCAATTGCCATGGATACCACCGAGTGCGATTTGTATAATGACTTGGGCGATGTTAATATGCGCCTTAAGCGATATGAGGTGGCACAAGGTGCTTACCAAAAGAAAATGACCTGTGCTGGTTCTCAATCGGCAGTTGATTATTTCCAGTTAGGCAAATCATTCTACTTTAATGATCAGTTTGAAACTGCAGACTCCTGCTTTAAAAAAGTGATTGAAATTAAGCCTGCTTCAAGTGTAGGATATTTTTGGAGCGCCCGTGCCTTGTTGTACAAAAAAGAAAACAATATTGACGAAGCCAACCCTATGTTTGAAAAATATATAGAAATCATCTCTCCGGATCCATCTAAGGCTTCTAAAAAAGAAATGGTTGAAGCGTATTTGTTCAAAGGCAAATACAATATCTTAAAAGACGACAATGCCCAAGCTAAAGAATTTTTGACCAAGGCTCTTGCTATAGATGCTGAGAATAAAGAAGCGCTTGAATTGATGGATCGCATTACAAAAGATAATGCCAATCGTGAAAAGAAAAAGCAATAAGATATTATTGGATAATAAAAAATACCAGGCCATCAATTATTGATGGCCTTTTTTTATTCCTTAGGTTTAGTCGGCTTTTTGAAAGGATAAATTTTTGACTCCGTACCCCGAATCAGTCGTTCAATATTTTTTTGATGCGTAATCATTATTATGATGGCAGCAGCCATGGCAAAAATGTTCATGGTCACAATGGATTCTTTGAATAATAACATAACAATGAATGGAAAAGCAAAACCGGCCAGAATGGAGGCTAACGAAATGTAATTGGTAATAATCCATACAACAATAAATATACATGCGCAGATTAAGGCGGCCCTGGGATTAACCCCTGCAAGTATGCCAAGCATAGTTGCCACACCCTTGCCACCGCGAAATCCAACATAAACAGGGAATATATGTCCAAGTAAGGCGCAAATACCCAAGGCGAGTTTGAAGTTTACAAACTGCTGCGTGCCCGGTAAATAATTGCCGATTATAGTAGCAAGCTGCACAGCAAGATATCCTTTGCCAATGTCCATTAACAAAACCGGAATACCTGCGGTGTGGCCTAATACTCGAAAAGTATTTGTAGCACCGGCATTGCCACTGCCATATTCGCGTACATCAATATTGTAAAACAATTTGCCTACCCATACAGCCGAAGGAATAGCACCCAACAGGTATGCTACAATACAAGCTATGATATTGATAGTGTTTAGCATCAGGGCAAATATATAGAAAGTTTAAAGGTGAAACGGCCAAAATTAACCTTCAATTATAGTATCATTAGACCGATATACGGGTTCATTTTTTTGTACAGAAGTAATGATAAAAGCACCGTTGTGATTTTTGAACTGAAAGTGATTTAAACGACCAACCATATAATTTGCAAGTGTTTATGCTTGAAGCAATAGCTTTTCAATGCCGGGGGCCCCTGGGAAAAATAAATATCAATTTCCCTTTTACTCAAAATCATTTGACTCTGAACAGGTTGAAAGAATGTGAATAGATTAATGATAGGTTATAATAAAAAGACTCAACAAATTGAGAATATCAATTCCTATCACTCCCACATTCTGTTCCACAACATTAACATCAAGTCATTAAACTTTCCCTTTTCAAAATTTGGCTCAAACATATCTGCTTTTACTTCATCTCCATCTTTAACCAAAATAGTATAAAACATAAAACTTTCTTTAGATTCTGTTTTTGTAAAATCAGCTTTTCCTCATTTTACTACAAAAAAGAATAAAGAATCTTCTGATTGTCTGGTAACGATATATTTGTCTTGTGCAAACCATTTCAATGTATTTAATTCTTTGCACTCAAACCCCTTCATTTCTTTGAGATTTCTATCGTATTTACTAAAGACAATTTCTTTCTTCCGCTGAAAAATGGAATACTCAGAAATATTAACAGCACTATCTGATACTGCTATCCCAGTCCATAAAATAGAATTAAACAATGTAGGCGTGGTTGATAAATGATCATAGTTTATTTCGTGACTTTAAATTTGCCTCAAAGTTATGATGCGCTATATACTTAAATCCAAAAGTCAACAGCATATAAGCAGTCGACACATAGAAACTCCATAAAGCAATTTTAGATCTCTTTGGGTTTTCTTTTTTATAAAACATGGCCCAGATTATCAAACCCATGAAGGGCAATGTATAGGGTGGGTCAATAATTGAAATATTATTTAGTCCAAAAAGGAAATTAGAAAAAGGTAAAAATAGCTGCGTGCTATAGGTTGTTAAGCCATCAAGCATTGCGTGAGTAACAAAACCTAAAAACCACAGCCATTAAAAACTTATAAAACTGTTCTTTTCTTTAAATATTATAAAACATAGATATGCAAATGGGATAGCCAAAAAAACATGTGTGAATAAAGCATGCGAATACCCTCGGTGAATTTCTAAATTGGCAATAGGGTCGTCAATTTTTGAAGTAATTATGACATCAAGATCGGGAACCATTCCGGCAATAGCACCCATTAGAATGGTTTTGTTTTCAATTTTGCGACCCATAACAAGTTCGCCCACCCCAGCTCCGAGTACAATTTGAGTTAATGAATCCATAATTTAAATCAAGGCGCAATGTTAGAAATAAAGCAGACAATGCTAGGTTTAGTTTATTGATAGATTTAAACAAAAAAACTACAGATGACTTTTCAGACTTAAAATTTATCAAAAAAGGCAAGAATCAAATTGCTTGATACAACCAACTTTATACTGATTTTCAACACCATCAATGAGCAACTTGCCCTTGATAATTGCTTGAGAATTTTAGCACCAAATAGATTCTATCAAATTAATTCAATACCGATTATGTTTTTAATATAGTCCAATCTTCATTTCATTCGATTGTACTATTTTCAAACTATATCGGCATTATCCATTCTAAAATTATAAAATAGTCTGGACTATTTTATAATTAGAATTGGTAAAAGAACTGAATTCAGTTACTATGAAAACATTGTCATGCCTTGGGAACTAAAGAACAACGATATGGATTTATTCTATAAAGCATTCGCTCCTAAGGAGCTATGCTATTTTTAATCTAGCTGAAAAAGCGAAACGGGAAGTAGATGCAAAATAAAAAGAAAAAAATAAAAGCGCAAGCTATGTGGCAAGTTATTAAATGTGTAACCCACAAAAAAAAATAATGCCCACTTAGATTTTTCTATCAATACAATTGATTATTTTCTTTTTTGAATGAAAAAGAAAACGGGGCTAAAGCCCCGTTTCAATATGTTTCCTTATGAAAAAATTATGCGTCAATTTTTGCATACTTAGCATTCTTCTCAATAAATTCTCTGCGAGGCGGTACATCATCACCCATTAGCATACTGAAAATGTGATCTGCTTCTGCAGCGCTTTCAATGGTTACCTGTTTTAATGTACGTGCATCCGGATTCATGGTTGTTGTCCAAAGTTGCTCCGCATTCATTTCTCCCAATCCCTTGTATCGCTGTACGTTTACATTGCTTTCGTTACCATTACCGGCTATGCGTTTTACTGCAAGCTGCCTTTGTTCTTCGTTCCAGCAATATTCTTCTTCTTTCCCTTTTTTCACAAGATATAATGGTGGAGAAGCAATATAGCAATGCCCCTGTTCAATTAACTCCTTCATATAACGGAAAAAGAAAGTCAAGATTAATGTGCTGATATGACTTCCATCCACATCGGCATCGGTCATGATTACTACTTTATGATAGCGCAACTTTTCAAGATTAAGTGCTTTGCTATCTTCGGCAGTGCCAATAGTAACACCAAGTGCGGTAAAAATATTACGTATTTCTTCGTTATCAAAAATTCGATGTTGCATGGCCTTTTCCACATTCAATATTTTTCCACGCAGTGGAAGTATAGCTTGGTAATTTCGGTTACGACCTTGCTTGGCAGTGCCACCCGCACTATCACCCTCAACTAAAAATATTTCGCATCGGCCCGGGTCGCTATCACTGCAATCGCTCAGTTTGCCTGGTAGTCCTCCACCTGTAAGCACAGTTTTACGTTGAACAAGTTCGCGCGCTCTGCGTGCGGCATATCGAGCCTGGGCAGCAAGTATTACTTTATTAACTATGTTTTTTGCATCGCGCGGATGTTCTTCTAAAAATGCATTAAGGGCCTCACCCACCGCCTGATCTACGGCTCCTATGGCTTCATTGTTTCCAAGTTTGGTTTTGGTTTGACCTTCAAACTGCGGTTCTTGCACTTTTACTGATATTACTGCTGTTAGCCCTTCGCGAAAATCATCACCGGTAATTTCTAATTTCAATTTTTCGAGTAATCCTGATTTATCAGCATATGATTTTAAGGTACGTGTTAAGGCTCTGCGAAAACCGGCTAAGTGTGTTCCACCTTCGTGTGTATTAATGTTGTTAACATACGAATGCAGGTTCTCAGTAAATGAGGTATTGTATTGCATTGCCATTTCCACAGGAATTGGCCTTTTAGGTTTTCAATATAGATAGGTATGTCAATCAATTTTTCGCGGTTGGCATCCAGATACTCTACAAACTCTACAAGGCCACGTTCACTATAAAATTCTTCGGTGCGAACATTGCCATTATCGTCCTTTTCGCGAAGATCGGTTAATGTAATACGTATGCCTTTATTAAGGTACGATAGCTCGCGCATACGCGCTGCAAGCGTATCATATATATACGTGGTGGTTATAAAAATTTCATGATCGGGTTGAAACGTAACAGTAGTGCCAGTGCGGTTGGTCTCGCCTATTACAGCAACATCAGCTTGTGGCTTGCCACGATGATACTCCTGCATGTATATTTTTCCCTGACGATGAACTTCGGCACGCAACAAACTAGACAAAGCATTTACACAAGATACACCCACCCCATGCAAACCGCCTGAAACTTTATATGAATCTTTATCAAACTTACCACCGGCATGCAACACGGTCATTACCACTTCGAGTGCCGATTTTTTTTCTTTTTGGTGCATATCGGTTGGTATACCACGACCATCATCCTGCACAGTAATGCTGTTATTCTCATTAATGTGCACCAGAATATTTTTGCAATATCCGGCAAGTGCTTCATCAATGCTGTTATCAACTACCTCATATACGAGGTGATGCAATCCTTTTACACCGATGTCACCAATGTACATAGCGGGTCGCTTGCGCACGGCCTCTAATCCTTCGAGTACCTGAATACTGTCGGCACCATAATTTGCTTTTGGTTGCTCTACAGCTAATTCTTCGTTCAATTCCATATTTATTTTATTCTTTACTTAGACTATTATGCTAAACTAATGGGGGAAATTCGCTTTTACAGCAAAAAAATCATTTGATTGACTGATTATTTCTAAAATCTTGAATATCGCTCAAATATACAGATTTAAAAGGTATTTGAGGTTAACCAAATGCATTTTTTTTGGTTAAATTTTATTCACAATTTTTTGAAAAATAATAGAAAATTTTTGTTGCAATTTTTGATTAAAATACATATCCATTTTGTAGATTTTTTTATACCAAACCGAGTATAAAAAAGTTGGCATTAACTTACTCACTATTCTTTATTCCACTTACGATATAAATCAGGTCTTCGTGCTTTAGTCCGTTCTAAACTTTGTTCGTGTTTCCAGTCGTTTATTAGCTTTTCATTTCCTGATAATAACACATCGGGAACACGATAACCGTTATAATCAGCAGGTCTTGTGTACACGGGGGGCGCCAATAACCCATCCTGAAATGAATCAGACAAGGCACTTGTTTCATCGTTCATTACACCGGGTATTAATCTAAATATGGCATCAACCATGACTCCTGCTGCCAATTCTCCACCCGATAATACGTAGTCACCTATCGATACTTCGCGAGTAATAAAATGTTGCCGCACACGTTCATCAATCCCTTTGTAATGGCCACAAAGTAAAATCACGTTGCCCAAAAGCGATAATTGATTAGCAATAGCTTGATTAAAAAGCTCACCATCGGGGCTTAGGTATATGACCTCATCATAGGTTCGCTGACTTTTAAGATGTTGCAGGCAATTTACAATGGGCTCGCATTGCATCACCATTCCGGCCCCACCACCATAGGCATAATCATCAAGGGTGCGATGCTTGTGTACTGCATATTCACGCAAATGAACCAGATTAACTTCAATTAATCCACGCTCGCGTCCACGTTTTAATATACTATGATCGAATGGACCCTGCAATAGTTCAGGCAGAACGGTAATTACATCTATGCGCATTGATTAATCAAGATTGTACAAATGATTAAAAATTTTTTCATCACCTGATGAAAAAGCTATTCCTCTGCGTTGCATTACTGTTTTTGCCAATTGAATAGCCTTTGCCAAATCAAACTTATTATTGCCTGTACCATCGCCCCAAGCAAAATTAGGTACATACTTCCTTGGGAAATCGCCACTAAAAATATTTGCACTAAAGCCTGTTACAGTGCCGGTATTAAACTGTGTATTAATAGCGCTTTTACAATGATCGGCCATCAAGAGCCCACAAAATTGCAACCCGGTGCTTACATAACTTTTTGATTGTGGGTGATAAATTTTTACCTCTCCATAATTATTTTTTAAATTCGAACAATTCGTATCGGCCCCCAAATTACACCATTCTCCAATTACCGCATTTCCAATAAATCCATCATGTGCTTTATTGCTATTGCTTAGAAAAACAGCATTACTCACTTCGCCTCCCACCTTGCAGCCTGGACCAATGGTGGTAGCACCGTAAATTTTAGCTCCCATTTTTAATACTGCATTTTCGCCAAGCGCAAATGGCCCGCGAATCATACAGCCTTCCATAACTTCGGCATTCTTTGAAATGTAAACAGGTCCAGTGGTGGCGTTAATTATTGAGCAGCTAACTCTAGCACCTTCCTCAACAAAAATAGCTTCGGCTCCAATTAGTTGATTGGTACCATCAATCTGGATTGACTGTTTACCGCTGTTTGCTAAGGCAAAATCTGCTCTTATCTGAGCATCGTTTTTTAAAAAAATATCTGGAGGGCTAGCTATAAAGTCCAACTCCCCATTGAATTGTATCTTTTTTAATGTTGATAAGTCTTCAGCGTGGGAGCATCGCGCTGCAATAAATTGCGCCCCTTTTACCAGACAAGCATCAGATTCTAAATGCAAGATTGCTTTTTCTAATGTATGCGTTGGAAAAATAGATCCATCTATAAAATAATTATCGGCCGTTAGACGTGTGGGGAATTTTTCGGAAAGATAATCTTGCGACAAAAATGAAATGGATGC
Encoded proteins:
- the plsY gene encoding glycerol-3-phosphate 1-O-acyltransferase PlsY; translated protein: MLNTINIIACIVAYLLGAIPSAVWVGKLFYNIDVREYGSGNAGATNTFRVLGHTAGIPVLLMDIGKGYLAVQLATIIGNYLPGTQQFVNFKLALGICALLGHIFPVYVGFRGGKGVATMLGILAGVNPRAALICACIFIVVWIITNYISLASILAGFAFPFIVMLLFKESIVTMNIFAMAAAIIIMITHQKNIERLIRGTESKIYPFKKPTKPKE
- a CDS encoding metal-dependent hydrolase; this encodes MDSLTQIVLGAGVGELVMGRKIENKTILMGAIAGMVPDLDVIITSKIDDPIANLEIHRGYSHALFTHVFLAIPFAYLCFIIFKEKNSFISF
- the trmD gene encoding tRNA (guanosine(37)-N1)-methyltransferase TrmD — protein: MRIDVITVLPELLQGPFDHSILKRGRERGLIEVNLVHLREYAVHKHRTLDDYAYGGGAGMVMQCEPIVNCLQHLKSQRTYDEVIYLSPDGELFNQAIANQLSLLGNVILLCGHYKGIDERVRQHFITREVSIGDYVLSGGELAAGVMVDAIFRLIPGVMNDETSALSDSFQDGLLAPPVYTRPADYNGYRVPDVLLSGNEKLINDWKHEQSLERTKARRPDLYRKWNKE
- a CDS encoding glucose-1-phosphate thymidylyltransferase, with amino-acid sequence MNIILKDCNHSDLYPFTLSRPAAALRCGIFTMWEKWQFYFPSASISFLSQDYLSEKFPTRLTADNYFIDGSIFPTHTLEKAILHLESDACLVKGAQFIAARCSHAEDLSTLKKIQFNGELDFIASPPDIFLKNDAQIRADFALANSGKQSIQIDGTNQLIGAEAIFVEEGARVSCSIINATTGPVYISKNAEVMEGCMIRGPFALGENAVLKMGAKIYGATTIGPGCKVGGEVSNAVFLSNSNKAHDGFIGNAVIGEWCNLGADTNCSNLKNNYGEVKIYHPQSKSYVSTGLQFCGLLMADHCKSAINTQFNTGTVTGFSANIFSGDFPRKYVPNFAWGDGTGNNKFDLAKAIQLAKTVMQRRGIAFSSGDEKIFNHLYNLD